GATACCGAATCGAGTGCTTCCCGCGCGTCGAGGAGTCCGTCGATGCCGAACAGCGCGGCGTGAGGAAGGTAGACGGCGTTCCCGTTCTCGCTCGCGGTCGAGACGAGTCGTCGCTCGACGGACTCGTCCACGAACGCGGACCCGGAGAGGACCATGAGGTCGCTCGCTTGGAGGACCGTCGCCCCGAGGTCAGCGACGACTTCGTGAGTGGCCGCTTCCACGACCAAATCGACCGGTCGGTCTGCGAGCCGCGTCGGGTCGGTCACTTGCTTCTCCTGCGGAAGCCCCTCCTTCTCCGACCGAACCAGAACGTAGTCGAGTTCGAAGTCCGGTGCCGACTCGACGTACTCTGCGAGGGCGCGGCCGATGCGACCGAATCCGAGCAGTCCGAGGGTGTAGGTCTGTGTCATTGGTCACGGTCCCGAGTGAGGTTGTCGCCGGTTTCGGCGTCGAAGACGTGGCCTGCGCCCACCTCCACGCCGACGGTGATGGTGTCGCCCTCGCTGGCGGTGGTGTCGTTCGAGACTCGCGCGGTGAACTCCGAGGACTCGTCGTCGGTCGCACCGGGAGGAGCAAGCGTCAGGTCCACGTTCGACCCCATCGGTTCGACCACCTTGACGTAGGCCCGGAAGGAGCGCCGGGAGTCTAT
This genomic window from Halorussus lipolyticus contains:
- a CDS encoding aspartate dehydrogenase domain-containing protein; the encoded protein is MTQTYTLGLLGFGRIGRALAEYVESAPDFELDYVLVRSEKEGLPQEKQVTDPTRLADRPVDLVVEAATHEVVADLGATVLQASDLMVLSGSAFVDESVERRLVSTASENGNAVYLPHAALFGIDGLLDAREALDSVSITATKAPDHLDFGYTDEVSPDDIEGRTVLYEGPVRGLCERFPRNFNSHAVVALASLGLDDTESMLVADPEATSANHVITASGDGFDLEIVRESAIKGVTGDYTLVSIWGSIRRVLGGDDGLRFV